A genomic segment from Pediococcus acidilactici encodes:
- a CDS encoding DUF4867 family protein, protein MTNLEKIQEANPQLTIYQVDDDQFRDYGVVYNQFDLSEINDYMAKVAVTAANQYVPKNPAIEQMSVIHEISGDVFGGMALSAGQCVGHCDAFSAVEFHQGSEVNITFTDVIMVLGKRRDLRNYEFHAVDDAQIFYVPQGTVFEMFSDTLHYSPIEVTPAGFKAVVVVLDGTNESLPSSFKAHNPMLVKKNKFQLAHATRADKVKAGTLPGVKGPLIQVRSIPD, encoded by the coding sequence ATGACGAACTTGGAAAAAATTCAAGAGGCGAACCCTCAACTAACGATTTACCAGGTGGATGACGACCAATTTCGGGATTACGGTGTCGTATATAACCAATTTGATTTATCGGAAATCAACGATTACATGGCGAAGGTGGCAGTTACCGCTGCAAACCAGTACGTACCGAAAAATCCTGCAATTGAGCAAATGAGCGTGATCCATGAAATCAGCGGGGATGTTTTTGGCGGAATGGCGCTTTCAGCAGGCCAGTGTGTGGGCCACTGTGATGCCTTTTCAGCCGTTGAATTTCACCAAGGTAGCGAAGTGAACATCACCTTTACCGACGTGATCATGGTGTTGGGGAAGCGGCGTGATTTACGGAATTACGAATTCCACGCCGTTGACGACGCGCAAATTTTCTACGTTCCGCAAGGGACCGTCTTTGAAATGTTTAGTGATACGCTGCATTATAGCCCTATTGAGGTCACGCCAGCGGGATTTAAAGCGGTGGTGGTTGTATTGGATGGTACGAATGAATCTCTCCCAAGTTCATTTAAAGCCCATAACCCCATGCTAGTGAAGAAAAATAAATTCCAGCTGGCGCACGCAACGCGCGCTGATAAGGTCAAGGCCGGGACCTTGCCGGGGGTTAAGGGTCCCTTAATACAAGTTCGTTCGATTCCGGATTAG
- a CDS encoding MFS transporter, whose protein sequence is MDWRKSKIGILAMILVVILVGSMMRTPITTIPLILGNLAQSLRVAQGSLGILTTLPLVMFMVFSNFASRILKRMGFKRSLLLALAILVLGSALRMVVTMPTMIGGTILIGVAIAYLNVFMPSFVAAYFPQRIGLYTTLYTFSMMMGSAIFNLITAPIVKVAGWWTMLLILTVVPLLAWLTWGLVVPHLPEEMDQHAPTPAVAKAATKTVIWQNKRAWCFLLVFGCQSVMMYTFTAWMPSLMAYHRVGSGIIGAIMACFSLIGLPVSVFLPQTLTRVSRHTQTGLILSAGAVGLGAAGMLFVQNTAATWFWLIEALLIGYSVNLFFVFVMTMFAVKTASPYQTAQLSGMSQAGGYLIAALGPMLYGMAFSANPIGSVQNVVYLGIVLVATVSGLAVVKMDQI, encoded by the coding sequence ATGGACTGGAGAAAAAGTAAAATTGGTATTTTGGCCATGATTTTAGTGGTGATTTTGGTGGGATCGATGATGCGGACGCCGATAACCACGATTCCCTTGATTTTGGGCAATTTAGCGCAAAGTTTGCGGGTGGCTCAGGGAAGTTTAGGAATTTTAACTACCCTGCCGTTAGTGATGTTTATGGTATTTTCTAATTTTGCTTCGCGCATTTTAAAACGGATGGGTTTTAAACGGTCGTTGCTATTAGCGTTAGCTATTCTGGTGCTCGGATCGGCGTTACGGATGGTGGTCACAATGCCCACAATGATTGGCGGGACGATTTTAATTGGGGTCGCAATCGCCTACCTAAACGTTTTTATGCCGTCGTTTGTGGCAGCCTATTTTCCGCAGCGAATTGGGTTATACACCACCCTATACACCTTTTCAATGATGATGGGCAGCGCGATTTTTAACTTAATCACCGCCCCGATTGTCAAGGTGGCGGGATGGTGGACGATGTTGTTAATCTTAACCGTGGTTCCGTTATTGGCATGGTTGACGTGGGGATTGGTTGTTCCGCATCTGCCGGAAGAAATGGACCAGCATGCGCCGACTCCGGCGGTTGCTAAGGCAGCAACCAAAACGGTGATTTGGCAAAATAAACGGGCCTGGTGCTTCCTACTGGTATTCGGTTGTCAATCGGTAATGATGTACACTTTTACGGCGTGGATGCCGTCATTAATGGCGTATCATCGCGTTGGTTCGGGCATCATTGGGGCAATCATGGCCTGCTTTTCGTTAATCGGGCTACCGGTTTCGGTATTTTTGCCCCAAACCTTGACCCGGGTAAGTCGGCACACTCAAACGGGATTAATTCTTTCAGCAGGTGCCGTCGGTCTTGGAGCAGCCGGGATGCTCTTTGTGCAAAACACTGCTGCCACCTGGTTTTGGTTAATTGAGGCGTTATTGATTGGTTATTCGGTAAACCTCTTCTTTGTTTTTGTAATGACCATGTTCGCCGTGAAGACAGCTTCGCCATATCAAACGGCGCAATTATCCGGCATGTCTCAAGCGGGCGGATACCTTATCGCGGCTTTAGGACCAATGCTTTATGGAATGGCGTTCTCCGCAAACCCAATTGGCAGCGTACAAAACGTGGTTTACCTCGGCATCGTTTTAGTTGCCACGGTATCCGGCCTGGCGGTAGTAAAGATGGATCAAATTTAG
- a CDS encoding fructose-1,6-bisphosphatase codes for MYKEKYFEELKKEFNNEDEIVTEIVNLEAILNLPKGTEYFISDIHGEYDGLNHILKTGAGIISEKINLRFPEMAAADKKELNFVVAYPKFMIEKVQQGKSADELIQWYTTIIPRMIEVTQYCASKYSRSKVRKTLPKKYAYIIEELLYVEGSPKNKQKYYAQIINKVIELNRAQDFVQSLAATIQKLVIDHIHIVGDVFDRGQKSNQVLELLENAHSLDFQWGNHDVLWLGGYAGSQACIATLFRIATRYGYIFDLEREYGINLRALFTFADQHYEADPFFYPKAGEFNQQNADLLSKVHQALTIIQFKLEGQIIARQPDFEMENRLFLQQAVTGAVEIDGRTYPLSHGCFQTVDPQHPYELTTEEQEVIQSLGYSFRHAPQIRAHMDFILRKGSMYLIYNNNLLYHGCIPLTEDGDFDEFEYRGHRYAGRKLLDFFEQRIRAATSKADFAENDDTDLMWYCWIGKKSPLFGRTAMTTFERYFIDDKKTHREGDNPYFMLRDRLSTAHYILDKFGLDERSSYIINGHTPVKVGNGESPIKGGGQILVIDGGLSKAYQKATGIAGYTLINNSYGFQIVTHTPFLGVAELYNSTTGSATLKRVIDRDLPRRNIADTTIGMELKRQIDDLKFLLQNDDN; via the coding sequence ATGTATAAAGAAAAATACTTTGAAGAACTAAAAAAAGAATTTAATAACGAAGATGAGATTGTAACCGAGATCGTCAACCTGGAGGCGATTTTAAATTTGCCCAAAGGGACCGAGTATTTTATCAGTGACATTCACGGCGAATACGACGGACTCAACCACATTTTAAAGACTGGAGCGGGGATCATTAGTGAAAAAATCAACCTCCGTTTTCCTGAAATGGCGGCGGCTGATAAAAAGGAATTAAACTTTGTGGTGGCCTACCCTAAATTCATGATTGAAAAAGTTCAACAGGGTAAAAGTGCCGACGAGTTAATTCAATGGTATACCACCATTATTCCACGGATGATTGAGGTCACCCAATATTGCGCTAGCAAATATTCACGTTCAAAGGTCCGGAAGACGTTGCCCAAGAAGTATGCGTACATTATTGAAGAGTTGCTGTATGTAGAAGGCAGTCCGAAAAATAAGCAGAAGTACTACGCACAAATCATTAACAAGGTCATTGAATTGAACCGGGCGCAGGATTTCGTTCAAAGCTTGGCTGCTACGATTCAAAAACTGGTAATCGACCACATTCACATTGTGGGCGACGTTTTTGACCGGGGCCAAAAGTCTAACCAGGTTTTGGAACTGTTGGAAAATGCCCACTCCCTAGATTTTCAGTGGGGGAATCACGACGTCCTCTGGTTGGGCGGTTACGCCGGTTCGCAGGCCTGCATCGCAACCCTTTTCCGGATTGCAACCCGGTACGGATACATTTTTGATTTAGAACGGGAATACGGAATCAATTTACGGGCGTTGTTTACCTTTGCCGACCAACATTACGAAGCCGACCCGTTTTTCTACCCGAAAGCTGGGGAATTTAACCAACAAAACGCGGATTTGTTGTCCAAGGTTCACCAAGCCTTGACCATTATCCAATTCAAGCTAGAAGGCCAAATTATCGCCCGGCAACCCGATTTTGAAATGGAAAATCGCCTGTTTTTGCAACAAGCGGTCACTGGCGCAGTTGAAATTGATGGCCGGACCTATCCGCTAAGTCACGGCTGCTTCCAAACGGTGGACCCACAACACCCCTACGAACTGACCACGGAAGAGCAGGAAGTTATCCAGAGTTTGGGTTACTCGTTCCGGCACGCCCCACAAATCAGGGCCCACATGGACTTTATTTTACGTAAGGGGAGCATGTATCTAATTTACAATAATAATTTGCTTTACCACGGCTGCATTCCGCTTACCGAAGATGGTGATTTCGACGAATTTGAATACCGGGGGCACCGTTATGCCGGCCGGAAGCTACTCGATTTCTTTGAACAGCGGATTCGCGCGGCCACCAGTAAGGCGGATTTTGCGGAAAATGATGATACCGATTTAATGTGGTACTGCTGGATTGGCAAAAAATCACCGCTTTTTGGGCGCACGGCCATGACCACGTTTGAACGTTACTTTATTGACGATAAAAAGACCCATCGCGAAGGTGATAATCCGTACTTCATGCTTCGCGACCGGCTTTCTACGGCGCACTATATTCTAGATAAATTTGGGTTGGACGAGCGTTCCAGCTACATTATTAACGGGCACACTCCGGTAAAGGTGGGCAATGGCGAGTCACCAATCAAGGGCGGTGGTCAAATTTTAGTAATTGACGGCGGCTTATCGAAGGCCTATCAGAAGGCGACTGGAATTGCCGGCTACACGCTGATCAACAATTCATACGGGTTCCAAATCGTTACCCATACGCCGTTTTTGGGAGTGGCCGAGTTGTATAACTCGACGACCGGTTCGGCAACTTTGAAACGGGTGATTGACCGGGATCTGCCCCGGCGCAACATTGCCGATACAACCATCGGGATGGAACTTAAGCGCCAAATTGACGACTTGAAATTTCTTCTGCAAAACGACGACAACTAG
- a CDS encoding magnesium transporter — protein sequence MPNHHVQLKIETFTSVDSLNNLIQKHQWPATITAGLQTPEVFPRTMRFKHGEDEIAYLIAVCNLAPTDNILDSQVLLDPLIIVSEPEQLTFLVHEESASATEIRQLYETTLFNSNEGLIACFLLKIYSNYRVKLAHIKEQLEEIEAQSTETTKNEYLIEIKNIKKEAVVLEHTLDTQHQALERLFKLAEFTDNLADEAMIYNIKTAERQITKLIAIYRDLIEAISGLFTDIMSNHLNHLMKYLDSAALVISVPSLIAGLWGMNTGGLPGEHTKFGFLMMIIVSLVLALVTWRILRSKKYND from the coding sequence ATGCCTAATCACCACGTCCAGCTCAAAATTGAAACTTTCACCAGTGTTGATTCTCTCAACAATTTAATCCAAAAACATCAGTGGCCGGCAACCATTACGGCAGGCCTGCAAACTCCCGAAGTCTTTCCCCGAACCATGCGTTTCAAGCATGGCGAAGACGAAATTGCCTATTTGATTGCAGTCTGTAACCTCGCACCTACCGATAACATTCTTGACTCTCAGGTATTGTTAGATCCTTTAATCATCGTTTCAGAGCCGGAACAACTAACCTTTTTGGTCCACGAAGAGTCGGCAAGCGCCACTGAAATTCGACAACTTTACGAAACCACCCTGTTTAATTCCAACGAAGGACTGATTGCCTGCTTCCTCTTAAAAATTTACTCCAACTATCGCGTAAAACTCGCACATATTAAAGAGCAGCTCGAAGAAATTGAAGCACAATCTACGGAAACCACCAAAAATGAATATCTCATCGAAATCAAAAATATCAAAAAAGAGGCCGTCGTCTTAGAGCACACCCTTGATACCCAACACCAAGCGTTAGAACGGCTTTTTAAGTTAGCGGAATTTACCGATAATTTGGCGGATGAAGCGATGATTTACAACATTAAAACCGCTGAACGCCAAATCACGAAGTTAATTGCCATTTATCGTGACTTAATTGAAGCGATCAGCGGTTTATTTACTGACATTATGAGTAACCATTTGAACCACTTGATGAAGTATTTAGATTCGGCCGCCCTGGTCATCTCGGTTCCCTCGTTGATTGCCGGGTTGTGGGGGATGAACACCGGCGGGCTGCCTGGTGAACACACTAAATTCGGCTTTTTAATGATGATTATCGTCAGTTTGGTGCTCGCCTTGGTTACTTGGCGAATCTTGCGTTCCAAAAAGTATAACGACTAG
- a CDS encoding SDR family oxidoreductase — protein MNQPDLKDPRTLYHTDKFPAQQQDTPAIQGKMTPVPDCGETSYVGHDLLLNRKVLVTGGDSGIGRAVAIAFAREGADVAIQFLPGEEADAQEVEHYITSAGRQALLLPADLRDSNAPEEIIQRVVDEFGALDTLILNASQQIAHEKIDDLPIQQIKDSFDVNVVAMLAMVKAAKPHLPAGGAIVTTTSIQAFNPSTQLLDYAATKAAIANMTINLGQQLIEQGVRVNGVAPGPIWTPIQLDHGQPESSIPEFGQDSPMGRAGQPAELAPAYVFLASNLASYVTSQIYGVTGGEPINL, from the coding sequence ATGAATCAACCAGATTTAAAGGATCCCCGTACGCTGTACCATACGGATAAATTTCCGGCACAACAACAGGACACCCCAGCAATCCAAGGGAAGATGACTCCCGTACCCGACTGTGGTGAAACTAGTTACGTAGGTCACGACCTGCTGTTAAACCGGAAAGTGCTTGTAACCGGTGGTGATTCCGGAATTGGTCGCGCGGTGGCCATTGCATTTGCCCGGGAAGGCGCCGACGTAGCCATCCAATTTTTACCAGGTGAAGAAGCCGACGCGCAAGAAGTGGAACACTACATCACTTCTGCAGGGCGTCAAGCGCTCTTACTCCCGGCTGATTTACGCGATTCAAATGCTCCCGAAGAAATTATCCAACGGGTGGTTGATGAATTTGGCGCACTCGACACGTTAATTTTAAACGCGTCCCAACAAATTGCGCACGAAAAAATCGACGACCTGCCGATCCAACAAATTAAGGATAGTTTTGACGTGAACGTGGTTGCCATGTTAGCGATGGTCAAGGCTGCCAAACCGCACCTTCCAGCGGGTGGTGCGATCGTTACCACTACTTCGATTCAAGCGTTTAATCCAAGCACCCAGTTGTTAGATTACGCCGCAACCAAAGCAGCAATCGCAAACATGACGATTAACTTGGGTCAACAGCTAATTGAACAAGGGGTGCGGGTTAACGGCGTGGCTCCAGGACCAATTTGGACTCCAATCCAATTGGATCATGGTCAACCAGAATCCTCGATCCCTGAATTTGGGCAAGATTCACCAATGGGCCGGGCTGGACAACCAGCTGAATTAGCCCCAGCATACGTCTTCCTAGCGTCCAACTTAGCTAGTTACGTAACTTCCCAAATTTACGGCGTAACTGGTGGCGAACCAATCAACCTTTAA
- the murQ gene encoding N-acetylmuramic acid 6-phosphate etherase: MLDLSRLTTETRNPQTMRLDELSTAEVLQIMNREDQTVAQSVQKALPQITKAVDQIIKNFKQGGRLFYMGAGTSGRLGVLDAAECVPTFGTDPEMVQGLIAGDEKAMTVAVEGAEDSLTLGPTDLKKRHLTDKDTVVGIAASGRTPYVIGGLDYAREMHAATISLACNADAEISQHAEIAIEVPVGPEVLTGSTRLKSGTAQKLVLNMLSTVSMIGIGKVYKNLMVDVKPTNAKLVERSKRIIMQATDADYETATTMFEKAHQNVKVAIVMILTGVDEAKAQKRLQEAHGFVRKTID; this comes from the coding sequence ATGTTAGATTTAAGTCGGTTAACGACGGAAACCCGTAACCCACAGACGATGCGGTTGGATGAATTATCAACGGCAGAAGTACTCCAAATTATGAATCGTGAGGACCAGACCGTGGCCCAGAGCGTACAAAAAGCGCTCCCGCAGATTACTAAAGCGGTGGACCAAATCATTAAAAACTTTAAGCAAGGTGGCCGACTTTTTTATATGGGCGCCGGAACCAGCGGTCGGCTAGGCGTGCTGGATGCTGCTGAGTGTGTGCCTACCTTTGGTACAGATCCAGAAATGGTGCAGGGACTGATTGCTGGAGATGAAAAAGCGATGACCGTAGCGGTGGAAGGCGCGGAAGATTCTTTGACTTTGGGCCCGACAGATTTAAAAAAACGGCACCTCACGGATAAAGATACCGTGGTGGGGATTGCTGCAAGTGGTCGCACCCCGTACGTAATTGGCGGATTAGACTACGCACGAGAAATGCATGCTGCCACAATTAGTTTGGCTTGCAACGCGGATGCAGAAATTAGCCAACATGCCGAAATTGCCATCGAAGTCCCGGTGGGGCCCGAAGTATTGACCGGTTCCACCCGGCTAAAATCGGGAACCGCACAGAAATTAGTGTTAAACATGCTTTCAACGGTTTCAATGATCGGAATTGGAAAAGTGTATAAGAATTTGATGGTTGACGTTAAGCCCACTAACGCAAAATTAGTGGAACGGTCTAAGCGGATTATTATGCAAGCGACCGATGCGGATTATGAGACCGCAACCACAATGTTTGAAAAGGCCCACCAAAACGTTAAAGTTGCCATTGTGATGATTTTGACGGGGGTCGACGAGGCGAAAGCTCAAAAACGGCTTCAAGAAGCCCATGGTTTTGTTAGAAAGACGATTGATTAG
- a CDS encoding glucose PTS transporter subunit IIA — MTDAKVKQIAQAIYANVGGPGNVAKLIHCMTRVRMTIKDPSLVNMAGLKQIDGVMGVVDDDTLQVIVGPGTVNKVAEEMVREVGVKLGDPFPETVMDTSKMTDKEIVEAKAAQVKAAQKAKQKQTPVKRILKSISNIFIPLIPAFVGAGLIGGIAAVLSNLLVAGDISKSWTDLILVLNIIKNGVFAYLSVYVGINSATEFGATPGLGGVIGAVTLLNGMTPEAPLHNIFNGQPMSAGQGGIIGVIFAVWVLSLVEKQLHRWVPDSIDIIVTPTITLLVIGIFTIFLVMPVAGVISSSLVGAINWILNIGGAFSGFALGALFLPMVMFGLHQILTPIHIEMINKTGATPLLPILAMAGAGQVGAAFALWVKCRRNRQLTNLIKGALPVGILGIGEPLIYGVTLPLGRPFITACIGGGIGGAVVGGLGHVGAIAIGPSGVALIPLITNGHIYAYVLGLLAGYAGGFVATYFFGIPKDALVGDTEVNAEVQNEVQNDAPASSTAVRSGSATVTAPVSGKVVELDQVPDPMMAQEVMGKSIAVKPDENDSQIYAPVDGGVTMVADTNHAIGFRDEIGEEVLVHIGVDTVKLNGKGFEINVQAGDQVHQGDVIGKVDWSVVRNAHLDPVTLTIITNSADYQVAKKDGQTDVQATSILMENQR; from the coding sequence ATGACGGATGCAAAAGTAAAGCAAATCGCGCAGGCCATCTATGCTAACGTGGGGGGTCCCGGCAACGTTGCCAAGTTGATTCACTGCATGACGCGGGTGCGCATGACCATTAAGGATCCGAGCTTGGTTAACATGGCCGGGTTAAAACAAATTGACGGTGTGATGGGAGTCGTGGACGACGATACTTTACAAGTAATCGTGGGTCCCGGTACGGTTAACAAAGTTGCCGAAGAAATGGTCCGCGAAGTCGGAGTAAAACTGGGTGATCCTTTCCCTGAAACGGTGATGGACACTAGTAAAATGACGGACAAGGAAATTGTGGAAGCTAAGGCGGCCCAAGTAAAGGCGGCCCAAAAGGCTAAACAAAAACAAACTCCCGTAAAACGAATTTTGAAATCGATTTCGAACATCTTCATTCCGTTGATTCCGGCCTTTGTCGGAGCTGGTTTGATTGGTGGGATTGCCGCGGTACTCTCCAACTTGCTCGTGGCTGGTGACATCAGCAAGAGTTGGACGGATTTGATTTTAGTGCTGAATATCATTAAAAACGGGGTGTTTGCCTACCTTTCCGTTTACGTTGGTATTAATAGTGCGACCGAGTTCGGCGCGACTCCTGGTTTAGGGGGTGTGATCGGGGCGGTAACCCTGTTAAACGGGATGACTCCCGAAGCTCCGTTGCACAATATTTTTAACGGCCAACCAATGAGCGCCGGACAGGGTGGAATCATCGGCGTAATTTTTGCCGTTTGGGTACTATCCTTAGTCGAAAAGCAACTTCATCGCTGGGTACCAGATTCAATTGATATTATTGTGACCCCAACGATTACATTATTAGTTATTGGAATATTTACCATTTTCCTAGTGATGCCAGTTGCCGGCGTAATTTCAAGTTCCCTAGTTGGTGCAATTAACTGGATTCTAAACATTGGCGGCGCGTTCTCTGGTTTTGCGTTAGGAGCATTGTTCCTTCCGATGGTAATGTTTGGTTTGCACCAAATTCTAACCCCGATTCATATTGAAATGATTAACAAAACTGGGGCGACTCCATTGCTACCAATCCTTGCCATGGCGGGTGCTGGACAAGTCGGTGCGGCCTTTGCACTTTGGGTTAAATGCCGGCGGAACCGCCAGTTGACTAACTTAATTAAGGGAGCTCTGCCAGTTGGAATCTTAGGAATCGGTGAACCCCTAATTTATGGGGTAACGTTGCCACTAGGGCGGCCGTTCATTACCGCATGTATCGGTGGTGGGATCGGCGGTGCCGTAGTTGGCGGCCTCGGCCACGTAGGCGCGATCGCAATCGGCCCTTCCGGAGTAGCTTTGATTCCGTTAATTACTAACGGCCACATTTACGCGTACGTGCTCGGCCTCTTAGCTGGATATGCCGGCGGATTCGTGGCAACCTACTTCTTTGGAATCCCTAAAGACGCCCTCGTTGGCGATACTGAAGTTAACGCTGAAGTTCAAAATGAAGTTCAAAACGACGCTCCAGCTAGTTCAACAGCTGTTCGTAGTGGTTCGGCGACCGTAACGGCCCCCGTTAGCGGCAAGGTAGTCGAACTTGACCAAGTTCCTGATCCGATGATGGCCCAAGAAGTGATGGGCAAGTCGATTGCGGTAAAGCCTGACGAAAATGATTCTCAAATTTACGCTCCGGTAGATGGTGGAGTCACCATGGTGGCAGATACCAACCACGCAATTGGCTTCAGAGATGAAATTGGGGAAGAAGTCCTCGTGCATATCGGAGTAGATACAGTAAAATTAAATGGAAAAGGATTTGAAATTAACGTACAAGCTGGTGACCAAGTGCACCAAGGCGACGTGATTGGAAAGGTCGATTGGTCCGTAGTTCGGAACGCCCACCTAGACCCGGTTACCTTGACCATTATTACTAATTCGGCTGATTATCAAGTTGCCAAAAAGGATGGGCAAACGGACGTGCAAGCTACGTCAATTTTAATGGAAAATCAACGCTAG
- a CDS encoding MurR/RpiR family transcriptional regulator produces the protein MKSVVFTLKNQLGDFTKKEKQVAQFIINHPQAVLESNAKQVADQVGTSAATVIRLAKRVCKNGLPELKERLKNETMVNDKFFEEIDPTDTLEVMKQKMEYRINHTIEQTNRTVKGGAVRNAAKLLDQADVVYTYGMGASHLVADDLQQKFVRLGKPVAQTQDIHLLAAGMSKGRGAVVLISNSGETKETLQLLGAARALDLPVVAITRVLNSPLARQSTVVLAHSDSGEGNQLRSAATTSLMAQLYVVDLLYYSYLKLHFEDHVDQLTKSRRIIKSNF, from the coding sequence ATGAAAAGTGTTGTATTTACCTTAAAAAATCAGTTAGGTGATTTTACCAAAAAGGAAAAGCAAGTTGCGCAATTTATCATTAACCATCCTCAAGCGGTCCTGGAATCAAATGCCAAACAAGTTGCCGATCAAGTAGGCACGAGTGCTGCGACAGTAATTCGTTTAGCAAAACGGGTTTGCAAGAATGGCTTACCCGAACTGAAAGAACGCTTGAAGAACGAAACGATGGTCAACGACAAGTTTTTCGAAGAGATTGATCCAACGGATACGCTTGAAGTAATGAAGCAAAAGATGGAATACCGGATTAATCACACCATTGAGCAAACCAACCGGACGGTCAAGGGCGGAGCAGTCCGTAACGCAGCCAAATTGCTGGATCAGGCCGACGTGGTTTACACTTATGGCATGGGAGCATCACATTTAGTAGCGGACGATTTGCAACAAAAGTTCGTTCGGCTTGGTAAGCCGGTCGCCCAAACTCAAGATATCCACCTGCTGGCCGCGGGAATGTCCAAGGGGCGTGGAGCAGTTGTACTGATTTCTAACTCAGGAGAGACTAAGGAAACCTTACAGCTTCTGGGAGCTGCCCGGGCACTCGATTTACCAGTAGTGGCGATTACCCGGGTGTTAAATAGCCCCTTAGCTCGTCAAAGTACGGTGGTGCTAGCTCATAGTGATAGTGGGGAAGGAAATCAGTTGCGAAGCGCGGCCACGACCTCGCTAATGGCCCAACTTTACGTGGTTGACCTACTCTATTATTCCTATTTAAAACTTCATTTTGAAGATCACGTCGATCAATTGACGAAATCACGTAGAATTATCAAGAGCAATTTTTAA
- a CDS encoding MgtC/SapB family protein: MQAMDLDWCFRLVVAAICGGFIGYERSARLKNAGIRTHIIVALGAALAMLISKYGFYDLLQHPGIGLDPSRIAAQIISGISFIGAGTILVRGAGVNGLTTAAGVWATAAVGMAVGSGLYFIGIVAALLIVASQSLFRDNLVLKYLLRHKHFHCQVLLKNDATTLTTIHAIFHDVGFARKTFSISNVTTERITVELEGILTDKQDIDAVLMKISKNPAVVEVQRED; this comes from the coding sequence ATGCAAGCCATGGATTTAGACTGGTGTTTTCGGCTCGTGGTGGCGGCAATATGTGGCGGTTTTATTGGTTACGAACGGTCGGCCCGGTTGAAAAACGCTGGAATTCGGACGCATATTATCGTGGCTTTAGGAGCTGCCTTAGCCATGTTAATCTCTAAATACGGATTTTACGATTTACTGCAACATCCGGGAATTGGGTTGGATCCCTCCCGGATTGCGGCCCAAATCATCAGCGGGATCAGTTTCATTGGCGCCGGAACCATCCTGGTGCGGGGCGCAGGCGTCAATGGCTTAACTACCGCTGCTGGAGTGTGGGCTACCGCCGCGGTCGGGATGGCCGTCGGATCGGGATTGTACTTTATTGGAATTGTGGCCGCGCTCCTAATCGTGGCCTCGCAATCTTTGTTCCGGGATAATTTAGTTTTGAAATACCTATTACGACACAAACATTTTCATTGCCAGGTTTTGCTAAAAAACGACGCCACGACTTTAACAACGATTCATGCCATCTTCCACGACGTCGGCTTTGCTCGCAAGACGTTTTCCATTAGCAACGTGACTACCGAACGGATCACCGTAGAATTGGAAGGAATTTTAACTGACAAGCAGGACATCGATGCCGTTTTAATGAAAATTTCGAAGAATCCGGCGGTGGTGGAAGTTCAGCGGGAAGACTAG
- the agaB gene encoding PTS galactosamine transporter subunit IIB — translation MAANILMTRVDNRLVHGQVGVTWTRAVKANLIVVANDDAANDELQQKLMATTADSSGADIRFFTIEKTINVINKAADRQHIFLVVKTPGDLLKLVEGGVPVNKVNVGNMHFAQGKREITKKVYVDDQDVHDLLAVANRGIEIFIQDYPGEKQYPITEQLLK, via the coding sequence ATGGCAGCGAATATTTTAATGACGCGAGTTGATAATCGTTTGGTACATGGACAAGTCGGGGTGACCTGGACCAGGGCGGTAAAGGCCAACTTAATCGTGGTGGCTAATGACGACGCGGCCAATGACGAACTGCAACAAAAGCTGATGGCCACCACCGCGGACTCTTCCGGGGCGGATATTCGGTTCTTTACGATTGAAAAGACGATTAACGTGATCAATAAGGCTGCGGATCGACAACACATTTTTTTGGTGGTAAAAACGCCTGGTGACTTGCTTAAATTAGTGGAAGGCGGCGTGCCGGTTAATAAAGTTAACGTGGGCAACATGCATTTCGCACAAGGTAAACGGGAAATCACCAAAAAGGTTTACGTTGACGATCAAGACGTTCACGACCTCCTCGCAGTAGCTAATCGGGGAATTGAAATTTTTATTCAAGACTACCCTGGTGAAAAACAGTATCCAATTACCGAACAATTGTTGAAATAA